Proteins encoded by one window of Calonectris borealis chromosome 32, bCalBor7.hap1.2, whole genome shotgun sequence:
- the PAK4 gene encoding serine/threonine-protein kinase PAK 4, which translates to MFSKKKKRIEISAPSNFEHRVHTGYDQQEQKFTGLPRQWQGIIEESAKRPKPLVDPVCITAIQHGSQKTIVRGSKAAKDGSLTWLLDEFENMSVSRSNSLRRDSPPFPPRRDQLYQENGLSEGPAAARPHEDAGRSKEKSRHGARSELEQGKERPREREDQRAHHHHQQPRGQEPGPKPAPPAGGRPPPPEYPKTPAERDGWRDYPADRDYSEPADRVVRRERPEPSDKRPKSTYAGETSPQSPRDKRPLSGPNIRTPNIPVSEGVMKTAQQTGRPFNTYPRAETDPGRGAGSQAEHRPARPQEVASNGPVSGGAGSSRAHPPGPPRSKNPEPPHPGLTPHASDPHLARQPPPGPPLPPAGPQQPRSPQREPQRVSHEQFRAALQMVVDPGDPRTYLDNFIKIGEGSTGIVCIATVKSTGKLVAVKKMDLRKQQRRELLFNEVVIMRDYQHENVVEMYNSYLVGDELWVVMEFLEGGALTDIVTHTRMNEEQIAAVCLAVLKALSVLHAQGVIHRDIKSDSILLTHDGRVKLSDFGFCAQVNKEVPRRKSLVGTPYWMAPELISRLPYGPEVDIWSLGVMVIEMVDGEPPYFNEPPLKAMKMIRDNLPPKLKNVHKVSPSLKGFLDRMLVRDPVQRATANELLKHPFLGKAGPPSCIVPLMRQNRMR; encoded by the exons ATGTTCAGCAAGAAGAAGAAACGCATCGAGATCTCTGCTCCCTCCAACTTCGAGCACCGCGTCCACACCGGCTACGACCAGCAAGAGCAGAAGTTCACGGGGCTGCCGCGGCAATGGCAGGGCATCATCGAGGAGTCGGCCAAGCGCCCCAAACCGCTGGTGGACCCCGTCTGCATCACCGCCATCCAGCACGGCTCGCAGAAG ACCATCGTGCGGGGCAGCAAAGCCGCCAAGGACGGCTCCCTGACCTGGCTGCTGGACGAGTTTGAGAACATGTCCGTGTCCCGTTCCAATTCTCTGCGCAGGGAcagcccccccttcccgccccgccgCGACCAGCTCTACCAGGAGAACGGCCTCTCCGAgggcccggccgctgcccggccGCACGAGGATGCCGGCAGGAGCAAGGAGAAGAGCCGTCACGGGGCCAGGAGCGAGCTAGAGCAGGGCAAGGAGAGACCCCGGGAGAGGGAGGACCAGCgcgcccaccaccaccaccagcagccccgCGGGCAGGAACCCGGCCCCAaacccgctccccccgccggtggccgcccgccccctcccgaGTACCCCAAAACCCCCGCCGAACGGGACGGCTGGCGGGACTACCCCGCCGACAGGGACTACAGCGAGCCGGCCGACCGGGTGGTGCGGCGGGAGCGCCCCGAGCCCTCCGACAAGCGCCCCAAATCCACTTACGCCGGCGAGACCAGCCCGCAATCCCCCCGGGACAAACGCCCGCTCTCCGGGCCCAATATCCGGACTCCCAACATCCCCGTCTCCGAAGGGGTGATGAAGACGGCTCAGCAGACGGGACGGCCTTTTAATACCTACCCGCGGGCTGAGACCGACCCCGGCAGGGGCGCGGGTTCACAG GCAGAGCACCGGCCGGCGCGACCGCAGGAGGTGGCGTCCAACGGGCCGGTgagcggcggcgccggctcctCCCGAGCCCACCCGCCCGGTCCGCCGCGCTCCAAAAACCCCGAGCCGCCCCATCCCGGCCTCACCCCGCACGCCTCGGACCCCCACCTCGCTCGccagccgccccccggccccccgctgcccccggcgggGCCGCAGCAGCCCCGTTCGCCCCAACGTGAGCCCCAACGCGTCTCCCACGAGCAATTTCGGGCGGCCCTGCAGATGGTGGTGGATCCCGGAGACCCCCGCACCTACCTGGACAACTTCATCAAGATCGGCGAGGGTTCCACCGGCATCGTCTGCATCGCCACCGTCAAGAGCACCGGCAAGCTGGTGGCCGTGAAGAAGATGGACCTGCGCAAGCAGCAGCGGCGCGAGCTGCTCTTTAACGAG GTGGTGATCATGCGGGACTACCAGCACGAGAACGTGGTGGAGATGTACAACAGCTACCTGGTGGGCGACGAGCTCTGGGTGGTGATGGAGTTTCTGGAAGGCGGCGCCCTGACCGACATCGTCACGCACACCAG GATGAACGAGGAGCAGATCGCGGCCGTCTGCCTGGCCGTCCTGAAGGCCCTCTCCGTCCTCCACGCGCAGGGCGTCATCCACCGCGACATCAAGAGCGACTCCATCCTCCTCACGCACGACGGCAGG GTGAAACTCTCCGATTTTGGGTTTTGTGCCCAAGTGAACAAGGAGGTGCCGCGACGGAAGTCGCTGGTGGGGACCCCGTACTGGATGGCGCCGGAGCTCATCTCCCGCCTGCCCTACGGCCCGGAG GTGGATATCTGGTCCCTGGGCGTGATGGTTATCGAGATGGTCGACGGGGAGCCGCCCTATTTTAACGAGCCGCCCTtaaaggccatgaaaatgatccgAGACAATCTGCCCCCCAAGCTTAAAAACGTGCACAAG gTTTCGCCCTCCCTCAAAGGCTTCCTGGACCGCATGCTGGTGCGGGACCCGGTGCAGCGGGCCACCGCCAACGAACTCTTGAAGCACCCCTTCCTGGGCAAAGCGGGGCCCCCCTCCTGCATCGTCCCCCTCATGCGCCAAAACCGCATGCGGTGA
- the SYCN gene encoding syncollin, translating into MAALVVAVLAAAVLAGAEAQCPAPSALRTANGTRICAQLYADNSPYYDQCCAGAVLVADAGADVPYMPHGWAARVSSLVVGTRCELTVWSRAGKKGKSRRFGTGAVPRLQEVRRGIFGDWNDAIRGYYCKCN; encoded by the coding sequence atGGCGGCGCTGGTGGTGgcggtgctggcggcggcggtgCTGGCGGGGGCCGAGGCGCAGTGCCCGGCCCCCTCCGCCCTGCGGACGGCCAACGGCACCCGCATCTGCGCCCAGCTCTACGCCGACAACAGCCCCTACTACGACCAGTGCTGCGCGGGGGCCGTGCTGGTGGCGGACGCCGGCGCCGACGTCCCCTACATGCCCCACGGTTGGGCCGCCCGCGTCTCCTCCTTGGTGGTGGGCACCCGGTGCGAGCTGACCGTCTGGTCTCGGGCcgggaagaaggggaagagccGGCGTTTCGGAACGGGGGCGGTGCCGCGGTTGCAGGAGGTGCGGCGGGGGATCTTCGGGGACTGGAACGACGCCATCAGGGGCTACTACTGCAAGTGCAACTGA
- the LRFN1 gene encoding leucine-rich repeat and fibronectin type III domain-containing protein 1 produces MAKLLVPLVMLGAVAGSHRCPPRCLCPAAAPNPTLLCARTGLLAVPPTLDRGAVELRLADNFIGAVGRADFANMSSLVHLTLSRNGLRRLAPGAFADLRALRALHLDGNRLPALSGAQLRGLASLRHLILANNQLAAIEPAAFAAFAATVEDLDLSHNNLPALPWEAVAGMASLATLTLDHNLLERVPAGAVARLPRLARLDLTANRLRALPPVPGPPGPSLAAGGNPLHCNCELLWLRRLARPGRLESCASPPPLAGRLLWAVPEDELACRAPAIAGAAADPAAVLEGQPLRLGCAAAGDPPPALHWLGPDGRLVQNGSRRAVQPDGSLELRVATLRDHGAFTCVASNAAGEAAARVQVAVLPLPVPRSDGDGDAEAGPGPSDMARAGGNESRATGERRIVAAELTASSARIRWLPQRHVPGIRMFQIQYNSSLDDSLVYRLLPPSSRSFVLRDLAAGREYDLCVSALYAEGATALPTARALGCVRFATAGGAPGCAALPRPHFLGGTVIIVIGAAIATSVLVFILILTARYKAAAARRPPAAVASVCSQTNGTHRPPEPEPPPPPPPPALPPPAPVGAAGVGARGLFPSHSYPRRARTRRHGSLPRLDLPEAAPTLRPSFGSTHWMLESTV; encoded by the exons aTGGCGAAGCTGCTGGTGCCCCTGGTGATGCTGGGGGCGGTGGCGGGGTCCCACCGCTGCCCCCCCCGCTGCCTCTGCCCGGCGGCCGCCCCCAACCCCACCCTGCTCTGCGCCCGCACCGGCCTCCTGgccgtgccccccaccctggaCCGCGGCGCCGTGGAGCTGCGCCTGGCCGACAACTTCATCGGCGCCGTGGGCCGCGCCGACTTCGCCAACATGAGCAGCCTGGTGCACCTCACCCTCTCCCGCAACGGCCTGCGGCGCCTGGCGCCCGGCGCCTTCGCCGACCTGCGCGCCCTGCGCGCCCTCCACCTGGACGGCAACCGGCTGCCGGCGCTGAGCGGGGCGCAGCTGCGGGGCCTGGCCAGCCTCCGCCACCTCATCCTGGCCAACAACCAGCTGGCCGCCATCGAGCCCGCCGCCTTCGCCGCCTTCGCCGCCACGGTGGAGGACCTGGACCTCTCCCACAACAACTTGCCGGCCCTGCCGTGGGAAGCGGTGGCCGGCATGGCCAGTCTGGCCACCCTCACCTTGGACCACAACCTCCTGGAGCGGGTTCCCGCCGGGGCGGTGGCGCGGTTACCCCGCTTGGCGCGGCTGGACCTCACCGCGAACCGCCTGCGGGCGCTGCCGCCGGTGCCGGGCCCGCCGGGCCCCAGCCTGGCGGCGGGGGGGAACCCGCTGCACTGTAACTGCGAGCTGCTCTGGTTACGCCGCTtggcgcggccgggccggctgGAGAGTTGCGCCTCGCCACCGCCGCTCGCCGGTCGCTTGCTCTGGGCCGTGCCGGAGGACGAGCTGGCGTGCCGGGCGCCGGCCATCGCCGGAGCGGCCGCCGATCCCGCCGCCGTGTTGGAAGGTCAACCTTTACGGTTGGGTTGCGCCGCCGCCGGCGACCCGCCGCCGGCGCTGCACTGGCTGGGCCCCGACGGGCGGCTGGTGCAGAACGGCTCGCGCCGCGCTGTCCAGCCCGACGGCTCCTTGGAGCTGCGGGTCGCCACGCTCCGCGACCACGGCGCCTTCACCTGCGTCGCCTCCAACGCCGCCGGCGAAGCGGCCGCCCGGGTGCAGGTGGCCGTCCTGCCGCTGCCCGTCCCTCGTAgcgacggggacggggacgccgAAGCCGGGCCCGGTCCTTCCGACATGGCTCGCGCCGGCGGTAACGAGTCGCGGGCGACGGGCGAGCGGCGCATCGTGGCGGCCGAGCTGACGGCCTCCTCGGCGCGCATCCGCTGGCTGCCGCAGCGCCACGTCCCCGGCATCCGCATGTTCCAGATCCAGTACAACAGCTCCCTCGACGACTCCCTCGTCTACAG GCTGCTGCCCCCCTCCAGCCGGAGCTTCGTGCTGCGGGACCTGGCGGCGGGGCGCGAGTACGACCTCTGCGTCTCGGCGCTCTACGCCGAGGGGGCGACGGCGCTGCCCACCGCCCGCGCCCTGGGCTGCGTCCGCTTCGCCACGGCCGGGGGCGCCCCCGGTTGCgccgccctcccccgcccccattttttgggggggaccgtCATCATCGTCATCGGCGCCGCCATCGCCACCTCCGTCCTcgtcttcatcctcatcctcaccgCCCGCTACaaggcggcggccgcccgccggccccccgccgccgtcgCCAGCGTCTGCTCCCAGACCAACGGCACCCACAGACCCCCcgagccggagccgccgccgccgccgccgccccccgccctcccgcccccggcacccgtgggtgctgccggggtgggggcgcgggggctcTTCCCCAGCCACAGCTACCCGCGGCGCGCACGGACTCGGCGCCACGGCTCGCTGCCGCGCCTCGACCTGCCCGAGGCGGCCCCCACCCTGCGCCCCTCCTTCGGCAGCACCCACTGGATGCTGGAGAGCACCGTctag
- the SAMD4B gene encoding protein Smaug homolog 2 isoform X1 gives MMFRDQVGIVAGWFKGWNECEQTVALLSLLKRVTRTQARFLQLCLEHSLADCADIHLLEAEANSAAAISQWPQEPAEAAVALLLAHLPLLQPGNAAAKAEYMKRLQKILAYAIESNRCVEESRQLLSYALIHPATTLDDRSALALWLGHLEERLAGGGGPPTRPPRPDAPRRPPPPHEWPEHAAPELGPAWPETAPRENGHPPFHPPASGNGLGGAALPCQLHPSPLKRSLSLVPGSPQGGGGEWPGGGEEPAVPVPPRPPFGDHAPLSPQSSVASSGSEQTEEPAGGRNTFQEDGSGMKDVPSWLKSLRLHKYAALFSQMTYEEMMTLTEHHLESQNVTKGARHKIALSIQKLRERQSVLRALEKDILEGGNLWTALQELQQIMVTPIKAFRPPPAAPPPNGTPEGAPPGAADAFTPHPAADAEAPAAPVPDGDIPGQFTRVMGKVCTQLLVSRPDEENITSYLQLLEKCLSHEAFTETQKKRLLSWKQQVLKLLRAFPKKVPLDGPGYRPPKGWAFGSNSLPIAGSVGGAGGRRGQRPFALPPRALPPARLGLLGPAGGAPAPRPPLGGPPLGPQGRQSLWFGSGGAGGSPGSRSAVQRTHSLPVHTSPQALLAFPQECPLPGTDLEINPTLESLCLSMTEHALGDGTDKTSTI, from the exons ATGATGTTCCGGGATCAGGTGGGGATCGTGGCGGGGTGGTTCAAGGGCTGGAACGAGTGCGAGCAGACGGTGGCCCTGCTCTCGCTGCTGAAGCGCGTCACCCGCACCCAGGCCcgcttcctccagctctgcctcgAGCACTCGCTGGCCGACTGCGCCGACATCCACCTCCTCGAGGCCGAGGCCAACAGCGCCG ccgccaTCAGCCAGTGGCCGCAGGAGCCGGCGGAGGCGGCGGTGGCCCTGCTCCTGGCCCACCTCCCGCTCCTGCAGCCGGGGAACGCCGCCGCCAAGGCCGAGTACATGAAGCGGCTGCAGAAGATCTTGGCGTACGCCATCGAGAGCAACCGCTGCGTGGAGGAGAGCCGGCAGCTCCTCTCCTACGCCCTCATCCACCCCGCCACCACCCTGGACGACCGCAGCGCCTTGGCTCTCTGGTTGGGTCACTTGGAGGAACGTTTGGCCGGCGGCGGCGGTCCCCCGACACGGCCCCCCCGTCCCGACGCCCCTCgacggccgccgcctccccacgaGTGGCCCGAGCACGCGGCCCCCGAGCTGGGCCCGGCCTGGCCCGAGACGGCCCCCCGGGAGAACGGGCACCCGCCCTTCCACCCCCCCGCCAGCGGCAACGGCCTGGGGGGAgcgg CGCTGCCCTGCCAGCTGCACCCCAGCCCGCTGAAGCGCTCCCTCTCGCTGGTGcccggcagcccccagggaggggggggcgAGTGGCCGGGGGGGGGCGAGGAGCCcgctgtccccgtgcccccccgcccccccttcgGGGACCACGCGCCCCTCTCGCCCCAGAGCAGCGTGGCCTCCTCGGGCAGCGAGCAGACCGAGGAGCCGGCCGGCGGCCGCAACACCTTCCAGGAGGACGGCAGCGGCATGAAAG atGTCCCCTCCTGGCTGAAGAGCCTGCGGCTGCACAAGTACGCGGCGCTTTTCTCCCAAATGACGTACGAGGAGATGATGACCCTGACGGAGCATCACCTCGAGTCACAG AACGTCACCAAGGGCGCGCGGCACAAGATCGCCCTCAGCATCCAGAAGCTGCGGGAGCGGCAGAGCGTCCTCAGGGCGCTGGAGAAG GACATCCTGGAGGGGGGCAACCTCTGGACGGCGCTGCAGGAGCTCCAGCAGATCATGGTGACCCCCATCAAGGCCTtccggccccccccggccgccccccccccaaacggcacccccgagggggcccccccgggggccgCCGACGCCTTCACCCCCCACCCGGCCGCCGACGCCGAAGCCCCCGCCGCCCCTGTCCCCGACGGGGACATCCCGGGGCAGTTCACCCGCGTCATGGGCAAAG TGTGCACCCAGCTGCTGGTGTCGCGGCCGGACGAGGAGAACATCACCAGTTACCTCCAGCTCCTCGAGAAGTGCCTGAGCCACGAG gcgTTCACGGAGACGCAGAAGAAGAGGCTCCTCTCCTGGAAGCAGCAGGTCCTGAAGCTGCTCCGCGCCTTCCCCAAGAAGGTGCCGCTCGACGGCCCGGGCTATCGGCCCCCCAAGGG CTGGGCCTTCGGCTCCAACTCGCTCCCCATAGCTGGCTctgtggggggggcgggggggcggcgggggcagcgccccTTCGCGTTGCCCCCCCgcgcgctgccccccgcccgcctggggctgctggggcctGCAGGGGGGGcccctgccccccggccccccctcggCGGCCCCCCCCTCGGCCCCCAGGGACGCCAG aGCCTGTGGTTCGgcagcgggggggccgggggctccccggggagccgcaGCGCGGTGCAGCGCACCCACTCGCTGCCCGTCCACACCTCGCCCCAGGCCCTGCTCGCCTTCCCCCAGG AGTGTCCCCTCCCCGGCACTGACCTGGAGATCAACCCCACGCTGGAGTCGCTGTGCCTGAGCATGACGGAGCACGCGCTGGGCG ACGGCACAGACAAGACCTCCACCATCTGA
- the SAMD4B gene encoding protein Smaug homolog 2 isoform X2, producing the protein MMFRDQVGIVAGWFKGWNECEQTVALLSLLKRVTRTQARFLQLCLEHSLADCADIHLLEAEANSAAAISQWPQEPAEAAVALLLAHLPLLQPGNAAAKAEYMKRLQKILAYAIESNRCVEESRQLLSYALIHPATTLDDRSALALWLGHLEERLAGGGGPPTRPPRPDAPRRPPPPHEWPEHAAPELGPAWPETAPRENGHPPFHPPASGNGLGGAALPCQLHPSPLKRSLSLVPGSPQGGGGEWPGGGEEPAVPVPPRPPFGDHAPLSPQSSVASSGSEQTEEPAGGRNTFQEDGSGMKDVPSWLKSLRLHKYAALFSQMTYEEMMTLTEHHLESQNVTKGARHKIALSIQKLRERQSVLRALEKDILEGGNLWTALQELQQIMVTPIKAFRPPPAAPPPNGTPEGAPPGAADAFTPHPAADAEAPAAPVPDGDIPGQFTRVMGKVCTQLLVSRPDEENITSYLQLLEKCLSHEAFTETQKKRLLSWKQQVLKLLRAFPKKVPLDGPGYRPPKGWAFGSNSLPIAGSVGGAGGRRGQRPFALPPRALPPARLGLLGPAGGAPAPRPPLGGPPLGPQGRQSVPSPALTWRSTPRWSRCA; encoded by the exons ATGATGTTCCGGGATCAGGTGGGGATCGTGGCGGGGTGGTTCAAGGGCTGGAACGAGTGCGAGCAGACGGTGGCCCTGCTCTCGCTGCTGAAGCGCGTCACCCGCACCCAGGCCcgcttcctccagctctgcctcgAGCACTCGCTGGCCGACTGCGCCGACATCCACCTCCTCGAGGCCGAGGCCAACAGCGCCG ccgccaTCAGCCAGTGGCCGCAGGAGCCGGCGGAGGCGGCGGTGGCCCTGCTCCTGGCCCACCTCCCGCTCCTGCAGCCGGGGAACGCCGCCGCCAAGGCCGAGTACATGAAGCGGCTGCAGAAGATCTTGGCGTACGCCATCGAGAGCAACCGCTGCGTGGAGGAGAGCCGGCAGCTCCTCTCCTACGCCCTCATCCACCCCGCCACCACCCTGGACGACCGCAGCGCCTTGGCTCTCTGGTTGGGTCACTTGGAGGAACGTTTGGCCGGCGGCGGCGGTCCCCCGACACGGCCCCCCCGTCCCGACGCCCCTCgacggccgccgcctccccacgaGTGGCCCGAGCACGCGGCCCCCGAGCTGGGCCCGGCCTGGCCCGAGACGGCCCCCCGGGAGAACGGGCACCCGCCCTTCCACCCCCCCGCCAGCGGCAACGGCCTGGGGGGAgcgg CGCTGCCCTGCCAGCTGCACCCCAGCCCGCTGAAGCGCTCCCTCTCGCTGGTGcccggcagcccccagggaggggggggcgAGTGGCCGGGGGGGGGCGAGGAGCCcgctgtccccgtgcccccccgcccccccttcgGGGACCACGCGCCCCTCTCGCCCCAGAGCAGCGTGGCCTCCTCGGGCAGCGAGCAGACCGAGGAGCCGGCCGGCGGCCGCAACACCTTCCAGGAGGACGGCAGCGGCATGAAAG atGTCCCCTCCTGGCTGAAGAGCCTGCGGCTGCACAAGTACGCGGCGCTTTTCTCCCAAATGACGTACGAGGAGATGATGACCCTGACGGAGCATCACCTCGAGTCACAG AACGTCACCAAGGGCGCGCGGCACAAGATCGCCCTCAGCATCCAGAAGCTGCGGGAGCGGCAGAGCGTCCTCAGGGCGCTGGAGAAG GACATCCTGGAGGGGGGCAACCTCTGGACGGCGCTGCAGGAGCTCCAGCAGATCATGGTGACCCCCATCAAGGCCTtccggccccccccggccgccccccccccaaacggcacccccgagggggcccccccgggggccgCCGACGCCTTCACCCCCCACCCGGCCGCCGACGCCGAAGCCCCCGCCGCCCCTGTCCCCGACGGGGACATCCCGGGGCAGTTCACCCGCGTCATGGGCAAAG TGTGCACCCAGCTGCTGGTGTCGCGGCCGGACGAGGAGAACATCACCAGTTACCTCCAGCTCCTCGAGAAGTGCCTGAGCCACGAG gcgTTCACGGAGACGCAGAAGAAGAGGCTCCTCTCCTGGAAGCAGCAGGTCCTGAAGCTGCTCCGCGCCTTCCCCAAGAAGGTGCCGCTCGACGGCCCGGGCTATCGGCCCCCCAAGGG CTGGGCCTTCGGCTCCAACTCGCTCCCCATAGCTGGCTctgtggggggggcgggggggcggcgggggcagcgccccTTCGCGTTGCCCCCCCgcgcgctgccccccgcccgcctggggctgctggggcctGCAGGGGGGGcccctgccccccggccccccctcggCGGCCCCCCCCTCGGCCCCCAGGGACGCCAG AGTGTCCCCTCCCCGGCACTGACCTGGAGATCAACCCCACGCTGGAGTCGCTGTGCCTGA